One part of the Desulfonema ishimotonii genome encodes these proteins:
- a CDS encoding (2Fe-2S) ferredoxin domain-containing protein → MEKPEHHIFVCASFRAGGDPKGTCHKKGSTDFLPYIENEILDRGLDAQVTSTGCMKACDYGPVMVIHPQGTWYGPVESEEAIDDILDALEDGEVATDYLIE, encoded by the coding sequence ATGGAAAAGCCCGAACATCATATTTTTGTCTGCGCCAGTTTCAGAGCCGGGGGAGATCCCAAAGGGACATGTCATAAAAAAGGATCAACGGATTTTCTGCCCTATATTGAAAACGAGATTCTGGACCGGGGCCTGGATGCACAGGTCACCAGCACCGGATGCATGAAGGCGTGTGATTACGGCCCGGTCATGGTAATTCATCCTCAGGGAACCTGGTACGGGCCGGTGGAGAGCGAGGAGGCGATTGATGATATACTGGATGCGCTGGAAGACGGCGAGGTGGCGACGGATTATCTGATTGAGTGA
- a CDS encoding transposase family protein: MLTYEKLSRKPGTFRRLTGVSVGVFSEMAGKIGPLWEKRRNNYEKSGRNHALPGVENHLPAMLIYYRCYVTYEFMGFFFDCDETTAMRAVKRIEKMAIRVIRIEKKRGISASDTEYLIPDATEQPVQRPKRKQRKSYSGKKKGHTQKTQYITDPAGRIRAVSRTYPGKTHDFTIYKKQKKRDRFCGVPKKADNGYQGIRKYDKNAEIPYKKPRGGELTAEQKDFNRRLSKKRIRVGNTIREIKIFKIMSDTYRNRRKNHNLRANIIAGMVNMKITERELRKAA; encoded by the coding sequence GTGCTGACATATGAGAAATTATCACGAAAGCCCGGTACGTTCAGACGACTGACCGGAGTCAGCGTCGGTGTTTTTTCCGAAATGGCCGGAAAAATCGGCCCGCTGTGGGAAAAAAGGCGGAACAATTATGAGAAAAGTGGCAGGAATCATGCCCTGCCCGGAGTTGAAAACCACCTTCCTGCCATGCTGATTTACTACCGTTGCTATGTGACTTACGAATTTATGGGATTTTTTTTCGATTGTGACGAAACCACCGCGATGCGGGCGGTAAAACGCATCGAAAAAATGGCTATCCGGGTGATCCGTATTGAGAAAAAACGTGGGATTTCCGCTTCGGACACTGAATATCTCATACCTGACGCGACAGAGCAGCCCGTGCAACGCCCGAAGAGGAAGCAGCGGAAATCTTACAGTGGCAAAAAAAAAGGGCACACTCAGAAAACGCAATATATCACGGATCCGGCAGGAAGAATCCGCGCGGTTTCCAGAACATATCCCGGCAAAACCCATGATTTCACCATATACAAAAAGCAGAAGAAGAGAGACCGTTTTTGCGGGGTTCCGAAAAAGGCCGACAACGGATATCAGGGGATACGGAAATATGACAAAAATGCCGAAATTCCCTATAAAAAGCCCCGGGGCGGAGAGCTGACCGCCGAACAAAAGGATTTCAACCGGAGACTTTCCAAAAAACGGATAAGGGTGGGGAACACGATAAGAGAAATAAAAATATTCAAAATAATGTCGGATACTTATAGGAACAGGCGAAAGAATCACAATCTCAGGGCCAACATCATAGCGGGGATGGTGAATATGAAAATAACAGAAAGAGAACTTCGGAAAGCCGCATGA
- a CDS encoding transposase, with translation MSKIPTRLTPSEFEKYVDPYLSKAKRGYICSIPLYKIFNYILYFLYTGCQWKMIPVDRNRDNPDKPEISYQSVYHHFRKWCNDDSLKKLWNGSTESIRSLPNLSELNLDGTHTPAKKGGKSAQYQGRKKTKTTNILPLPDKNGYPLASTEIIAGNHNDAYELEKNLRDLFKDMKQRNLPISGSYFNADSAFDTRGARKVCFNNGVIPNIAENRRGRKKPKR, from the coding sequence ATGAGTAAAATACCAACAAGACTGACACCATCGGAGTTTGAAAAATATGTCGATCCTTATCTGAGTAAGGCGAAACGGGGATATATATGTTCGATTCCTCTGTATAAGATTTTCAATTACATCCTTTATTTTCTTTACACCGGCTGCCAGTGGAAAATGATTCCCGTTGACAGGAATCGGGATAATCCCGATAAACCGGAGATCAGTTATCAGTCTGTGTACCATCATTTCCGAAAATGGTGCAATGATGACAGTCTGAAAAAATTATGGAATGGGAGTACCGAAAGCATCAGATCACTTCCTAATCTGTCGGAACTGAACTTGGACGGCACCCATACCCCGGCTAAGAAAGGGGGAAAGTCCGCACAATATCAGGGGCGGAAAAAAACCAAAACAACCAATATCCTGCCACTCCCGGATAAAAACGGTTATCCGCTGGCCTCGACAGAAATCATCGCGGGCAATCACAATGATGCCTACGAGCTTGAAAAGAACCTCCGTGATCTTTTCAAAGACATGAAACAGAGAAATCTGCCGATTTCCGGTTCTTATTTCAACGCAGATTCCGCATTTGATACCAGAGGGGCGCGGAAGGTCTGTTTTAATAACGGTGTGATACCGAATATAGCTGAAAACAGGCGCGGACGTAAGAAGCCGAAAAGATGA
- a CDS encoding IS4 family transposase, producing the protein MEIAERFLYKANLTKARAKLKYEAFIELSDHMVHNFYENFQFQTWHGFNLFAVDGSTLRVPDEKTISEHFGAWNSVKGEKPCPKARVSQMFDVLNKITVDAIISPKSEGENELAAFHFLKLMPGDLILLDRGYPAHWLFRLILSMNADFCARISCNQWKVVKKFYKSGKKEQIVKIGPSPVSKQKCSQMGPDQKLIRLRLIRIELETGETEILITSLTDTEKYPHKVFAELYHLRWPVEEDYKALKYRLQVENFSGKSVHSVYQDFHAKVFSKNLTAVIATTTREKIIQKSRDLEFDHQINFAQALSKIKDTVVLLFNRPLENIIVIVAKIRKIFIQTTESVRPNRKFQRRHRVKQKRFFFEYKTNC; encoded by the coding sequence CTGGAGATAGCCGAACGTTTTCTTTACAAAGCCAACCTGACAAAAGCCCGTGCAAAATTGAAATACGAGGCTTTTATAGAACTCAGTGATCATATGGTTCATAATTTCTACGAAAATTTTCAATTTCAAACCTGGCATGGATTCAATCTTTTTGCTGTCGATGGGTCAACACTCCGGGTGCCGGATGAAAAAACGATCTCGGAACATTTCGGTGCATGGAATTCAGTCAAAGGTGAAAAACCCTGTCCCAAAGCCCGTGTATCTCAGATGTTCGATGTTTTGAACAAAATCACAGTCGATGCGATTATCAGTCCGAAAAGTGAGGGTGAGAATGAACTGGCTGCATTTCATTTTCTGAAACTTATGCCCGGAGACCTCATTCTTTTGGATCGCGGTTATCCGGCCCACTGGTTATTCAGACTGATTTTATCCATGAATGCAGATTTTTGTGCCCGAATATCCTGCAATCAATGGAAAGTTGTAAAAAAATTCTATAAATCCGGAAAGAAAGAACAGATTGTTAAAATCGGACCCTCACCGGTCTCAAAACAAAAATGTTCCCAAATGGGCCCTGACCAGAAACTGATCCGGTTACGTTTAATACGTATCGAACTGGAAACCGGGGAAACAGAAATCCTGATTACATCTCTGACGGACACAGAGAAATATCCCCATAAGGTTTTTGCAGAATTGTATCATCTCCGTTGGCCCGTCGAAGAGGATTATAAAGCTCTTAAATACAGACTTCAGGTTGAAAATTTTTCCGGAAAATCAGTTCATTCCGTCTATCAGGATTTCCATGCCAAAGTATTTTCAAAGAACTTAACAGCTGTAATTGCAACGACAACAAGAGAAAAAATTATTCAAAAATCCAGAGATCTGGAATTTGACCACCAGATAAATTTTGCCCAGGCCTTATCAAAAATCAAGGATACCGTTGTTCTGCTTTTTAACCGTCCCTTGGAAAATATCATTGTTATTGTTGCCAAAATAAGAAAAATCTTCATTCAGACCACGGAGTCCGTCCGACCGAATCGAAAATTTCAAAGGAGGCACCGGGTTAAGCAAAAGCGCTTTTTCTTTGAGTATAAGACCAACTGTTAA
- a CDS encoding transposase, which yields MTETRKHSLTFASGLSGIGIPSFSRFLCGNDKIIVHTMNDLSKKQARTYSRVINETERLPRKIFIMIDETLQKRSSLKSENVQRFNHGHGFVIGHQWTNIILFFSEKIIPLPPIPFYTKKYCRSKKMKYRTSHERLTEYLNNLNLEEYIGKHDGRDVVVLTDSGFDNKNIQKTILKKKWHFICALKSSRGVKSEAKYAKTRKSSDWDGVALFFRKYRKLPWSTIRIFTEGPKRKRKEFRVRHAEVFLKGTGKIITVCSEFKKKRDGRRRYFACSDLKVLPRQILIAYRLRWKIEIFHKHIKMHLGFEDISAKHFSSVVSHVHLVYTAYILLHSGLSGIGEDNDTIIEKQRKVKRILENRKIANFIHELTKIGGTRRLKDELKSALEA from the coding sequence ATGACTGAGACCCGTAAACATTCCCTCACCTTTGCATCCGGCCTTTCCGGTATCGGCATTCCGTCTTTCAGCAGATTTCTGTGCGGCAATGATAAAATCATTGTTCACACCATGAATGACCTCTCGAAAAAACAGGCCCGGACATATTCCCGTGTTATAAATGAAACAGAACGTCTGCCGCGGAAAATATTTATAATGATTGATGAAACTCTTCAGAAACGCAGCAGTCTGAAATCCGAAAATGTGCAGAGATTCAACCACGGGCACGGTTTTGTCATCGGGCATCAGTGGACAAATATCATACTGTTTTTCAGCGAAAAAATTATTCCGCTGCCTCCGATTCCTTTTTACACAAAGAAATACTGCCGTAGTAAAAAAATGAAATACAGAACCTCGCATGAAAGACTCACTGAGTATCTTAACAATCTGAATTTGGAAGAATATATCGGAAAGCATGACGGTCGTGATGTCGTAGTGCTTACAGACAGCGGTTTCGATAATAAAAATATACAGAAAACCATACTGAAAAAAAAATGGCATTTCATCTGTGCGCTGAAAAGCAGTCGCGGAGTGAAATCGGAAGCAAAGTATGCGAAAACCCGGAAATCGTCAGATTGGGATGGTGTTGCATTATTTTTCAGAAAATACAGGAAACTGCCATGGTCAACCATCCGTATTTTTACGGAAGGCCCGAAAAGAAAACGGAAGGAGTTCCGTGTAAGACATGCCGAAGTTTTTCTCAAAGGTACGGGAAAAATCATAACGGTGTGTTCGGAGTTTAAGAAAAAACGCGACGGACGTCGCAGATATTTTGCATGCAGTGACCTGAAAGTGCTCCCCCGCCAGATTCTCATCGCGTACAGACTCCGATGGAAAATTGAAATATTTCATAAACATATAAAAATGCACCTCGGATTTGAAGACATATCTGCCAAACATTTTTCCTCCGTTGTATCGCATGTTCACCTTGTTTACACGGCATATATTCTTCTGCACAGCGGATTGTCGGGGATCGGGGAAGATAATGATACAATCATTGAAAAACAGAGAAAAGTGAAACGAATTTTGGAAAACAGGAAAATTGCCAATTTTATCCATGAGTTAACAAAAATAGGCGGTACAAGACGTTTAAAAGATGAGTTAAAATCGGCACTTGAAGCATGA
- a CDS encoding EAL domain-containing protein translates to MIIALLMDNFYAVVSACGEDIGFRMLAILQEEALGSFARFFPRCQMISHENSGVNETILFFRLPVTGRAHLASAIPAFRLAVSRRFGERISELICPLPEIRAGYSRIDRPQGAEGFGRMLFRAYCNARGMAIQKTVPERPELYGEFTDILETPRLKPVYQPVADLRTGLITGWEAVVCAPEESLFHDANLLSDYADEIGKRFPLELRYRELALKHFGPADPQQHLFMNFHPGTLNAPEFIPEATRHLVREAGLRPENIVLEFSEACDTWDLSLLADHLERHRVQGFKIAISGMGTDHSDIRSISRIKPDYVKIAPSLTRGIDISPVRRDMVESFIALSRKIGFEIIAEGIETPTELSALISMEVACGQGNHIAEPAAPKPALCVSIPARLSVREMQCGALKSFTPICRLVQQAFSVSPDTPVCEVREMLANQPPMSSVVVVENRQPVGILMNYNLGRKLGTGRMINSMTILSSRKKGRSPGPRRYRKCSTTWPKFRCRLQWGPTR, encoded by the coding sequence TTGATAATAGCCCTCCTGATGGACAATTTTTATGCGGTCGTCAGCGCCTGCGGAGAGGATATCGGCTTTCGGATGCTGGCCATTTTGCAGGAAGAGGCCCTCGGCAGTTTCGCCCGCTTCTTCCCCCGGTGCCAGATGATTTCCCACGAAAACAGCGGCGTAAACGAAACGATCCTCTTCTTCAGACTGCCCGTCACCGGCCGCGCCCATCTGGCCAGCGCGATCCCTGCGTTCCGTCTGGCCGTGAGTCGCCGGTTTGGCGAAAGGATTTCCGAACTGATCTGCCCCCTTCCTGAAATCCGGGCCGGGTATTCCCGGATTGACAGGCCACAGGGAGCGGAGGGGTTTGGCAGGATGCTCTTCAGGGCATACTGCAATGCCAGGGGGATGGCTATTCAGAAAACGGTACCGGAGCGACCTGAACTTTATGGGGAATTTACCGACATTCTCGAAACACCGCGCCTAAAGCCGGTTTATCAGCCCGTTGCGGACCTCAGGACCGGCCTGATCACGGGCTGGGAGGCCGTTGTATGCGCCCCGGAAGAGAGTCTGTTCCATGACGCAAACCTGCTTTCGGACTATGCGGACGAAATCGGGAAGCGATTCCCCCTGGAACTGAGATACCGGGAGCTGGCCCTGAAGCACTTCGGCCCTGCTGACCCGCAGCAGCACCTGTTTATGAATTTCCATCCGGGGACACTGAACGCCCCGGAGTTCATACCCGAGGCCACCCGGCACCTGGTCCGGGAGGCCGGTCTCAGGCCGGAAAACATCGTTCTGGAATTTTCAGAGGCCTGCGACACCTGGGATCTCAGCCTGCTGGCGGACCATCTGGAACGCCATAGGGTCCAGGGGTTCAAAATCGCCATCAGCGGGATGGGAACGGATCATTCGGACATCCGGTCCATCTCCCGGATTAAGCCGGATTACGTTAAAATTGCGCCGTCCCTGACCCGTGGCATCGACATCTCCCCCGTCAGACGGGACATGGTGGAAAGCTTTATCGCCCTGTCCCGGAAGATCGGCTTTGAAATCATCGCCGAGGGCATTGAAACCCCCACCGAGCTGAGTGCCCTGATTTCAATGGAAGTGGCCTGCGGTCAGGGAAACCATATTGCCGAACCGGCAGCGCCCAAACCCGCTCTGTGCGTCAGCATCCCGGCCCGGCTCTCCGTCCGGGAAATGCAGTGCGGTGCCCTGAAAAGTTTCACCCCCATCTGCAGGCTGGTTCAGCAGGCCTTCAGCGTCTCACCGGACACGCCTGTCTGTGAGGTGAGGGAAATGCTTGCAAACCAGCCGCCCATGAGCAGCGTGGTGGTGGTTGAAAACCGGCAGCCCGTCGGGATTCTGATGAACTACAATCTGGGGCGGAAACTCGGTACCGGGCGCATGATAAACTCTATGACGATATTATCGTCACGGAAAAAGGGGCGTTCGCCGGGACCACGTCGGTACAGAAAATGCTCGACTACCTGGCCGAAATTCAGGTGCAGATTGCAATGGGGGCCAACCCGCTGA
- a CDS encoding GGDEF domain-containing protein, with product MLDYLAEIQVQIAMGANPLTGLPGNVVIEQEISRRSDNKIRSSLIYIDLDNFKVYNDVYGFEKGDQVILFTARTLRQAVQSESETDSFIGHVGGDDFIIISPRDKARKISARITGIFEKDVKIFYGEPDRDRGYIIGRGRDGIRREFPLISVSIGIVDCEFREAFTMDELSSRVAEIKKYAKSIPGNAFVRDRRKPLGS from the coding sequence ATGCTCGACTACCTGGCCGAAATTCAGGTGCAGATTGCAATGGGGGCCAACCCGCTGACCGGCCTGCCCGGCAACGTGGTCATCGAACAGGAGATCAGCCGCCGCTCAGATAATAAAATCCGGTCCAGCCTGATCTACATCGACCTGGATAATTTCAAGGTATACAATGATGTGTACGGTTTTGAAAAAGGGGATCAGGTGATCCTTTTCACCGCCAGAACCCTCAGACAGGCCGTTCAGTCCGAAAGCGAAACCGATTCCTTTATCGGCCATGTGGGGGGAGATGACTTTATTATCATCTCGCCCCGGGACAAGGCCCGGAAAATCTCCGCCCGCATCACCGGGATCTTTGAAAAGGATGTGAAAATTTTTTACGGGGAGCCGGACAGGGACCGGGGGTATATCATCGGCAGGGGACGGGACGGCATCCGGAGGGAATTTCCCCTGATCTCGGTCTCCATCGGTATCGTGGACTGCGAATTCCGGGAGGCCTTTACAATGGACGAGCTGAGCAGCCGGGTTGCGGAGATCAAGAAATATGCCAAATCAATCCCCGGCAACGCATTCGTCCGGGACCGGCGGAAGCCTCTGGGATCGTGA
- a CDS encoding amphi-Trp domain-containing protein, which yields MKKEIKIKKNMNAEAVAGVLGDLVASFKNGKVCIRSGNDFVTLSPGREFDVEIEAGHKKNRQKLSIELSWREYAPEAGGEADFMISSEEPEIEAPAPAEDASGEAEVTETTE from the coding sequence ATGAAAAAAGAAATCAAAATAAAGAAAAATATGAACGCAGAGGCGGTCGCAGGGGTACTCGGAGATCTGGTTGCCAGCTTCAAAAACGGAAAGGTCTGCATTCGGAGTGGCAATGACTTTGTGACCCTCAGCCCCGGCAGGGAGTTTGATGTTGAAATTGAGGCCGGGCACAAGAAGAACAGACAGAAACTCTCCATCGAGCTGAGCTGGCGGGAGTATGCGCCTGAAGCCGGGGGCGAGGCGGATTTCATGATTTCCAGCGAAGAGCCGGAAATCGAAGCCCCCGCGCCTGCTGAAGACGCATCAGGAGAAGCGGAAGTGACGGAGACGACCGAATAA
- a CDS encoding lipase family protein: MNFDNSWNALIRPGDATAYFCAEDFRGSRPPPFQPESARYSPANAWWLSEICRLIYRRGEDEAGAGAAPVGRDEILRQSGLKEYCFLNRQGIQCAVVTPAGGTEHPFAVLVFRGTNSFDSWLSNLNAIQVRWPFGGMVHSGFRKEFYKVWPELDEILSDIRVPLFYTGHSLGGALATLAASHRPPLAVYTFGSPKVGDPVFAESLKEFHIFRLANHRDIVPAVPPSRIPFDFCHVGELRLLDGNDDAADGGEACDETTAPDNGPYLLRAGRFYRRHMMGPPEFLSDHAPVNYTARLVRELCGHMPAKKGGPP, translated from the coding sequence ATGAACTTTGACAATAGCTGGAATGCGCTGATCCGCCCCGGCGACGCCACGGCCTACTTCTGTGCTGAAGATTTCAGAGGCAGCAGGCCGCCGCCTTTTCAGCCGGAATCGGCGCGCTACTCCCCTGCCAACGCCTGGTGGCTCTCGGAAATATGCAGGCTGATCTACCGCCGCGGAGAAGATGAGGCCGGTGCGGGCGCCGCCCCGGTCGGCCGGGATGAGATTCTCAGACAATCCGGCCTTAAGGAGTACTGCTTCCTGAACAGACAGGGGATTCAGTGTGCCGTTGTCACACCGGCGGGCGGGACGGAACATCCGTTTGCCGTGCTGGTGTTCCGGGGCACCAACAGCTTTGACAGCTGGCTCTCCAACCTCAACGCCATCCAGGTGCGGTGGCCGTTCGGCGGGATGGTTCACAGCGGCTTCAGAAAGGAGTTTTACAAGGTGTGGCCGGAGCTGGATGAAATCCTCTCCGATATCCGCGTCCCGCTTTTCTACACCGGCCACAGCCTCGGGGGGGCACTGGCGACCCTGGCCGCCTCCCACAGGCCGCCCCTTGCGGTCTATACCTTCGGTTCCCCCAAGGTGGGCGATCCGGTCTTTGCCGAATCCCTGAAGGAATTTCACATATTCCGCCTGGCCAATCACCGCGATATCGTCCCGGCAGTGCCGCCCTCCCGGATTCCCTTTGACTTCTGCCATGTGGGCGAACTCCGCCTGCTCGACGGAAATGATGACGCGGCAGACGGCGGGGAGGCCTGTGACGAAACGACAGCTCCGGATAACGGCCCGTATCTGCTCCGGGCAGGCCGCTTTTACCGGCGGCACATGATGGGGCCGCCGGAATTTCTGTCCGACCATGCGCCGGTCAACTATACGGCCCGTCTGGTCCGGGAACTCTGCGGGCACATGCCCGCAAAAAAGGGGGGCCCGCCATGA
- a CDS encoding aminotransferase-like domain-containing protein yields MAIYETIAAEIEQRIASGIYKPGEKIPAIRRMAEEFGCNKLTVQKAFERLKRDGFLENVVGSGSFVRFPEKISRTGDIFDFKTAYISESFFPCQEAKAIFSDLFDTEKTGVFSPPPVEGDPAFLKILGEYYQVPTRRMIIISGAQQGLDLIAKVFAARISDAILFEDPTYPGAISLFRARHFVPLEADGPDLKRLDKKLSRKIRLFYTMPAVHNPTGISYSIAKKKAIARRAGEHPFYIIEDDYLSEFQEAPVPRFVDIFPEKTIYIKSLSQTTVSGIRLGFMIVPDALYDKFLYTKYTSDLVSTGVLQKFARAFIRSGAYRAYVDEMRRKTLTRKARLLELISGYPALSVRPGQSGYSLWVRSEKDADLPRVPWSRGRDFSFSPEFANCFRLSFMHMDDVAFEQATACLRTFLDRIA; encoded by the coding sequence ATGGCGATTTATGAAACCATTGCGGCTGAGATCGAGCAGCGCATCGCATCGGGCATATACAAACCCGGTGAGAAAATCCCGGCCATCCGCAGGATGGCAGAGGAGTTCGGGTGTAACAAACTGACGGTTCAGAAGGCTTTTGAAAGGCTGAAACGGGACGGTTTTCTTGAAAATGTCGTGGGCAGCGGCTCTTTTGTGCGGTTTCCGGAAAAGATATCCCGGACCGGCGATATTTTTGATTTCAAAACCGCCTACATTTCCGAGTCCTTTTTCCCCTGTCAGGAGGCAAAGGCAATTTTTTCGGATCTGTTCGACACGGAGAAGACAGGGGTGTTTTCTCCGCCGCCCGTGGAGGGAGACCCGGCGTTTCTGAAGATTCTGGGGGAATATTATCAGGTGCCCACCCGGCGGATGATTATTATCTCCGGCGCCCAGCAGGGGCTGGACCTGATCGCCAAGGTCTTTGCGGCCCGGATATCTGACGCCATTCTGTTTGAAGACCCCACCTATCCGGGCGCGATTTCGCTGTTCAGGGCCCGGCATTTTGTTCCCCTGGAGGCAGACGGGCCGGATCTGAAGCGGCTGGACAAAAAGCTGTCCCGCAAGATCCGGCTCTTCTACACCATGCCCGCCGTCCACAACCCCACGGGAATCTCCTACAGCATTGCCAAAAAGAAGGCCATTGCCCGCCGGGCCGGCGAACACCCGTTTTATATCATCGAGGACGACTATCTTTCCGAATTTCAGGAAGCGCCGGTCCCGCGTTTTGTGGACATCTTTCCAGAGAAGACCATCTATATCAAATCTCTCTCGCAGACCACGGTGTCGGGCATCCGGCTGGGATTTATGATCGTGCCGGATGCACTGTATGACAAGTTTCTCTACACCAAATACACGTCCGATCTTGTCTCCACGGGCGTACTCCAGAAATTCGCCAGGGCGTTTATCCGGAGCGGCGCGTACCGGGCATATGTGGATGAAATGCGCAGGAAGACGCTGACACGGAAAGCGCGGCTGCTGGAGCTGATTTCAGGGTATCCGGCATTGTCCGTGCGGCCGGGCCAGTCCGGGTACAGCCTCTGGGTCCGCTCTGAAAAAGATGCTGACCTGCCCCGCGTGCCCTGGAGCCGGGGGAGGGATTTTTCCTTTTCCCCGGAGTTCGCAAACTGCTTCAGGCTGTCGTTCATGCACATGGATGATGTCGCTTTTGAGCAGGCGACAGCCTGTCTGAGAACCTTTCTGGACCGGATCGCGTAA
- the pdxS gene encoding pyridoxal 5'-phosphate synthase lyase subunit PdxS: protein MSREKVNKGFAEMFKNGVIMDVTTPEQAKIAEDAGACAVMALERVPSDIRKQKQVARMSDPGMIAEIMKTVSIPVMAKVRIGHFMEARILEAMDVDFIDESEVLTPADESRHVEKKGFSVPFVCGARNLGEGLRRIHEGAAMLRTKGEAGTGNVVEAVRHMRTITAETGALRGMDDKVLEAKAAEYRVPIALVKEVRELGRFPVVNFAAGGIATPADAAMMMALGVDGIFVGSGIFKSENPPRMASAIVRAVIHWQDPAKLAEISKNLGNAMIGLEMEGLATQMAERGV, encoded by the coding sequence ATGAGTCGGGAAAAAGTCAACAAAGGGTTTGCGGAGATGTTTAAAAACGGGGTCATCATGGACGTGACTACGCCGGAACAGGCCAAAATCGCCGAAGATGCCGGGGCCTGTGCGGTCATGGCCCTGGAGCGGGTGCCCTCCGACATCCGCAAGCAGAAACAGGTGGCGCGGATGAGCGATCCGGGCATGATCGCCGAGATTATGAAAACCGTCTCCATCCCGGTCATGGCCAAGGTCCGCATCGGCCACTTCATGGAAGCCCGCATCCTGGAAGCCATGGACGTTGATTTCATAGATGAGAGCGAGGTGCTGACCCCGGCGGATGAAAGCCGCCATGTGGAGAAAAAAGGGTTCTCCGTCCCCTTTGTCTGCGGGGCCCGGAATCTGGGGGAAGGCCTGCGCCGCATCCATGAAGGGGCCGCCATGCTCCGCACCAAAGGCGAGGCCGGGACCGGCAATGTGGTGGAGGCGGTCCGCCACATGCGGACCATCACGGCTGAAACCGGGGCGTTGCGCGGCATGGACGACAAAGTGCTGGAAGCAAAGGCGGCGGAATACCGGGTGCCGATTGCTCTGGTAAAAGAGGTCCGGGAGCTGGGGCGCTTTCCGGTGGTCAATTTCGCGGCAGGCGGCATTGCCACCCCGGCGGACGCGGCCATGATGATGGCGCTGGGCGTGGACGGCATTTTTGTGGGGTCGGGCATCTTCAAGTCTGAAAATCCGCCCCGGATGGCCTCAGCCATCGTCCGGGCCGTGATCCACTGGCAGGATCCGGCAAAACTGGCGGAAATTTCCAAAAACCTGGGCAACGCCATGATCGGCCTGGAGATGGAAGGGCTGGCCACCCAGATGGCCGAGCGGGGCGTATAA
- the pdxT gene encoding pyridoxal 5'-phosphate synthase glutaminase subunit PdxT, translating into MIVGLLGLQGAFPDHIRHLKRLDADYRVIRDAPALAEIDRLIIPGGESTVMGKFLEAFQMTAPLQERIRRGMPVWGICAGSILLAETADGAPGILGALPVAVKRNAYGRQIASAQKPVNVPLLDRPAFPGLFIRAPRIISMKKGVETHARCGDDPVFIQHGHVMATTFHPELTDDPVFHEYFLRL; encoded by the coding sequence ATGATCGTCGGTTTACTGGGACTTCAGGGGGCGTTCCCGGATCACATCCGTCATCTGAAGCGGCTGGACGCGGACTACCGGGTGATCCGCGACGCCCCGGCCCTTGCAGAGATCGACCGGCTCATCATTCCGGGTGGCGAGAGTACGGTCATGGGCAAATTTCTGGAGGCGTTCCAAATGACGGCTCCCCTTCAGGAGCGGATCAGACGGGGAATGCCGGTGTGGGGAATCTGTGCGGGGAGCATTCTCCTGGCCGAAACCGCGGACGGTGCGCCCGGCATTCTGGGGGCGCTTCCCGTGGCGGTAAAACGGAACGCCTATGGCAGGCAGATCGCCAGCGCCCAGAAGCCGGTGAACGTACCATTGCTTGACCGGCCTGCTTTTCCGGGCCTGTTCATCCGTGCGCCCCGGATCATTTCCATGAAAAAGGGCGTTGAAACCCACGCCCGGTGCGGCGACGATCCGGTCTTCATTCAGCACGGACATGTCATGGCGACCACCTTTCACCCGGAACTGACAGATGATCCGGTCTTTCACGAATATTTTCTGCGGCTTTAG